The following coding sequences are from one Candidatus Zixiibacteriota bacterium window:
- a CDS encoding L,D-transpeptidase, whose amino-acid sequence MIGNRMFPRGAAVKGGPSANYRIRTARRLSRHRLRTFIIIAVVIFAGAGVTFLFLNPPMPPTVLLDNAKMALKGAVSRNAPRYSEATFRTAERLMKEGWMEMARQNGRLAPFRDYRAADSLLQTAYKAAMDAAAQSVTYVGNLQTLTLAERNDLYDELRSWEEALNGNLNVLQVKRYWYSAELALHTSDRLTRAGEYEEARDQLGLGRTWLKKLSDAVTTADNDHATYIKIWRRWVAETIEQSRAAGSYAIIVDKSVHKTYLIKSGNLFKTYNCELGYGSARQKMFSGDGATPEGKYQVTLARHRGSRYYKALMINYPNESDQARFRENKARGVISHRARIGGLIEIHGEGGRGKDWTEGCVALTNKEMDSIMQYVTTGTPVTIVRRLDMWP is encoded by the coding sequence GGATGTTTCCGCGGGGGGCCGCCGTCAAAGGCGGCCCTTCCGCCAACTACCGTATTCGAACCGCACGCAGATTGTCGCGTCACAGACTCCGTACATTTATCATCATCGCCGTGGTCATCTTTGCCGGCGCCGGCGTAACCTTTCTGTTTCTCAATCCCCCCATGCCCCCTACGGTCCTGTTGGATAACGCCAAAATGGCTCTCAAGGGTGCCGTCAGTCGGAATGCACCACGGTATTCCGAGGCCACCTTCCGTACCGCCGAACGACTGATGAAAGAGGGCTGGATGGAGATGGCGCGGCAGAACGGCCGACTCGCCCCGTTCCGCGATTACCGCGCGGCCGATTCATTGCTCCAGACCGCCTACAAGGCAGCCATGGACGCGGCAGCGCAATCGGTCACTTATGTGGGCAACCTGCAGACGCTCACGCTGGCCGAGCGAAACGACCTCTACGATGAACTTCGCTCGTGGGAGGAAGCTCTCAATGGCAATCTCAATGTCCTGCAGGTAAAACGCTATTGGTATTCGGCCGAACTGGCGCTTCACACCAGCGACCGGCTGACCAGGGCCGGCGAATACGAGGAAGCCCGTGACCAGCTCGGACTGGGACGGACCTGGTTGAAAAAACTGAGTGATGCTGTCACCACCGCCGACAATGACCACGCCACATACATAAAGATATGGCGCCGCTGGGTGGCCGAGACGATAGAACAGTCGCGCGCCGCCGGTTCATATGCCATCATTGTCGATAAGTCGGTGCACAAAACCTATCTGATCAAGTCGGGGAATCTGTTCAAAACGTATAATTGTGAATTGGGCTATGGTTCCGCCCGACAGAAGATGTTTTCTGGCGACGGTGCCACGCCGGAGGGAAAATACCAGGTGACTCTGGCCCGTCACCGCGGCAGCCGCTACTATAAGGCGCTGATGATCAATTATCCGAACGAATCGGACCAGGCGCGGTTTAGAGAGAATAAGGCCAGAGGTGTCATCTCGCACCGGGCCCGGATCGGCGGCTTGATCGAAATTCACGGTGAAGGCGGACGCGGCAAAGACTGGACCGAAGGGTGTGTTGCCCTCACCAATAAAGAGATGGACAGTATCATGCAGTACGTAACCACCGGCACACCGGTGACGATTGTCCGTCGATTGGATATGTGGCCATGA